In a single window of the Dreissena polymorpha isolate Duluth1 chromosome 3, UMN_Dpol_1.0, whole genome shotgun sequence genome:
- the LOC127873650 gene encoding uncharacterized protein LOC127873650 isoform X1, whose amino-acid sequence MFTFDLKGAYHHIDIFAEHTTYLGFSWIVDGDVKYYVYNSLAFGISSAGHIFTKVLRVLIRHWRSLGFKVIMFLDDGIGGDNSFDKAVQTSYYVRQTLLDTGFLLAEDKCIWKPNLHAIWLGHKLDFCLDRLYITEERICRLEIAIKSALFQSLKDDSCLLHVRVLAGVVGQIVSLKSVLGSVVCRMTRYMYKCILSRASWKARVMVSLEAAKELQFWLDNVRSLNSEGKSLSQEKAVDLCVFTDASSVGYGGYVSSNRAEIISGGRISPIDLMYAAPGQEQVNSFVPGVEYLDMITLEQVNALTPGSEYVHLDNIRGEHVNMVAPGSEHVSKVALTDKLVNTVAPGSEHMSKVVLKGGQVNTVVSGSEHSGKVALRCEMVNTMASGSEHIVTGTQVYGSWTEQESVASSTWRELEAAYRVIKSNVVILQNKNVMLYSDNKNVLYNFHSGGNVDELHCKCLDVHRICSLYNINLSVIWIPRKDNTIADQLSRYQDCDDWSIQESIFSLLDVKWGPHTIDRFATHYNNKCARFNSKWWVPGTEAVNCFTQSWSCFNNWLVPPPQVSVKCFKKMEHDECVGTLVVPEWESAAFWPLITDGKGGYSKNVKDVYILPQTGVINPGRGNNGLFGNEHLPFRMLALRFDWRTK is encoded by the coding sequence ATGTTCACGTTTGATTTGAAAGGAGCTTATCACCACATAGATATTTTTGCAGAACATACAACTTATTTAGGGTTCAGTTGGATTGTTGACGGTGACGTTAAATATTACGTCTATAATTCTTTAGCGTTTGGAATTAGTTCGGCGGGACACATATTCACAAAGGTTCTCAGAGTTTTGATTAGACACTGGAGGTCACTCGGTTTTAAAGTTATAATGTTTTTAGACGACGGTATAGGAGGAGATAATTCTTTCGATAAAGCTGTGCAGACTAGTTATTATGTAAGGCAGACTTTACTAGATACAGGTTTTTTGTTGGCAGAAGATAAATGCATTTGGAAACCTAATTTGCATGCCATTTGGCTGGGGCATAAGTTAGACTTTTGTCTAGATCGGCTATATATTACAGAAGAAAGAATTTGTAGGCTGGAAATCGCCATTAAGTCCGCGTTGTTTCAGTCGTTGAAAGACGATAGTTGCTTATTACACGTGCGTGTATTAGCCGGCGTTGTAGGACAAATAGTATCATTAAAAAGCGTACTAGGGAGTGTTGTATGCCGTATGACAAGGTATATGTACAAGTGTATTTTATCTCGAGCCAGTTGGAAGGCTCGTGTTATGGTTAGTTTAGAAGCGGCAAAGGAGCTTCAGTTTTGGTTAGACAATGTTAGAAGCTTAAATTCAGAAGGTAAAAGTTTATCACAAGAAAAAGCAGTCGATTTATGTGTTTTCACAGACGCAAGTTCTGTTGGGTACGGAGGTTATGTTTCTAGCAATCGGGCAGAAATTATATCTGGTGGCAGGATTTCACCCATAGATTTGATGTATGCAGCTCCCGGGCAGGAGCAGGTAAATTCTTTTGTACCTGGTGTTGAGTATCTAGATATGATTACTCTCGAGCAAGTAAATGCATTGACTCCCGGAAGTGAGTACGTGCACCTAGATAATATCAGAGGTGAACATGTTAATATGGtggctcccggaagtgagcacgTAAGCAAGGTTGCTCTCACAGATAAGCTGGTAAACACagttgctcccggaagtgagcacaTGAGCAAAGTTGTTCTCAAAGGTGGACAGGTAAATACAGTAGTTTCCGGAAGTGAACACTCGGGTAAAGTTGCTCTCAGATGTGAGATGGTTAATACAATGGCTTCCGGAAGTGAACACATAGTAACAGGCACACAGGTATACGGGTCATGGACAGAGCAAGAGTCAGTTGCTAGTTCTACTTGGAGAGAACTCGAAGCTGCTTATAGAGTTATTAAAAGTAACGTTGTGATTCtacaaaacaaaaatgtcatgTTATATTCTGATAATAAGAACGTATTGTATAATTTTCACTCAGGAGGTAATGTAGATGAGTTACATTGTAAATGTTTAGATGTTCACAGAATTTGTAGTTTGTACAATATTAATTTATCTGTGATATGGATACCGCGGAAAGATAATACTATTGCTGATCAGCTTAGTAGATATCAAGATTGCGACGATTGGTCCATTCAAGAATCTATATTCTCTTTATTAGATGTAAAATGGGGTCCGCATACGATTGATCGTTTTGCTACACATTATAACAACAAATGTGCACGGTTTAATTCGAAATGGTGGGTACCTGGAACTGAGGCTGTGAACTGTTTCACCCAAAGTTGGTCATGTTTTAACAATTGGCTGGTTCCTCCACCTCAGGTCAGTGTTAAGTGTTTTAAGAAAATGGAGCACGATGAATGTGTCGGTACTTTAGTTGTTCCCGAGTGGGAATCCGCAGCTTTCTGGCCTTTGATTACAGATGGGAAGGGTGGATATAGCAAAAATGTTAAAGATGTGTACATCTTACCACAAACTGGTGTAATAAACCCAGGTAGAGGAAATAACGGGTTGTTTGGTAATGAGCATTTACCATTTAGAATGTTAGCCTTGAGATTTGATTGGCGAACTAAGTAA
- the LOC127873650 gene encoding uncharacterized protein LOC127873650 isoform X2 gives METSESSSMKGYIEERIKDAVQSNNDALLSSISGMINKISGKSQCSFLDVPKFKRKSNEEQYNNNAKILENIDIASTAIDSNNIQSAKEALIEAEKALRQRQKLILMADTSELGWRVVNEYTTNPIASDSEDEKRIQKAEARAIRKTKSDKGKKPRRNWPYRRPEGSTVHGASAQTGFVRSRTGLCFMCGKPGHWKNECPQPVAMNNKISSLSYCAELECINISKDVHIATGSLQGESELVHDSKHNIFPSFSDERASPVGRLRNCIQRWVEITDDVYILNVIRFGYKLPFKVIPEQVFLKNNKSARENPDFVSKEINSLIQKGVISEVCEQPHVVNRLTVAYNRSGKPRLVLDCRHINPCLYLFKNKIR, from the exons ATGGAGACAAGCGAGTCGTCAAGCATGAAGGGCTACATAGAAGAGAGAATAAAGGATGCAGTACAATCCAACAACGACGCGTTATTGAGCAGCATTAGCGGCATGATAAATAAGATAAGTGGAAAATCACAATGTTCGTTTTTAGACGTTCCAAAGTTTAAACGAAAAAGTAATGAAGAGCAGTACAATAACAATGCCAAAATCTTGGAAAACATTGATATTGCAAGCACAGCAATTGATTCAAACAACATTCAATCCGCAAAAGAAGCTCTAATCGAAG CGGAAAAGGCTCTACGCCAGAGACAAAAACTCATCTTGATGGCAGACACGTCAGAGCTAGGCTGGCGTGTGGTAAATGAGTATACTACTAATCCCATCGCCAGTGACAGCGAGGATGAAAAACGCATCCAAAAGGCGGAGGCGCGCGCTATCCGTAAAACGAAATCTGACAAGGGGAAGAAGCCGCGTCGAAACTGGCCATATCGCCGTCCGGAAGGGTCGACTGTTCATGGGGCGTCTGCGCAGACGGGTTTCGTTAGGTCTCGGACAGGCTTGTGCTTCATGTGTGGTAAACCGGGCCACTGGAAAAACGAATGTCCGCAGCCCGTTGCAATGAATAACAAGATAAGTAGCTTATCATATTGTGCAGAATTAGaatgtataaatatatcaaaGGACGTTCATATAGCAACCGGAAGTTTGCAAGGTGAGTCAGAATTGGTGCATGATAGTAAGCACAATATATTTCCTAGTTTTTCTGACGAAAGAGCATCACCAGTAGGGCGTTTAAGAAATTGTATTCAAAGGTGGGTAGAAATAACAGACGATGTTTATATCTTAAACGTTATACGTTTCGGCTACAAATTGCCCTTCAAGGTTATTCCGGAACAGGTATTCCTTAAAAATAATAAGTCAGCACGTGAAAATCCCGATTTTGTGAGTAAAGAGATAAACAGTTTGATTCAAAAAGGTGTAATTTCTGAGGTTTGTGAACAACCTCATGTTGTGAATCGTTTAACGGTTGCCTATAATCGTAGCGGAAAACCTAGGCTTGTTTTGGATTGTCGGCACATAAATCCATGTTTATAtctgttcaaaaataaaattcgATGA